A genomic region of Planococcus kocurii contains the following coding sequences:
- the kynA gene encoding tryptophan 2,3-dioxygenase, whose amino-acid sequence MNNYENGQNIAAATEKNIRTDFKESMTYGDYLHLDKLLTAQDGVSGHHDETLFIIIHQVSELWMKLILHELQSAIDNITKDDLQPAFKQLARVSRIQAQIIQGWDVLSTLTPAEYMEFRDDLGNASGFQSYQYRMIEFALGYKTKHVLKIYEKDAPLHAQLEKAFNAPGLYDAAIQKLARSGFVIDEEVLQRDVSMVYESNDSVREAWKTVYRDVDTYWELYQLAEKLVDIEDWLQQWRFRHMKTVERIIGFKQGTGGSSGVNYLKKVLDQYFFPELWEIRTDI is encoded by the coding sequence ATGAACAATTACGAAAACGGACAAAATATCGCAGCTGCAACCGAAAAGAATATTCGTACAGATTTTAAAGAAAGTATGACCTATGGGGACTACTTGCATTTAGATAAGCTGTTAACAGCACAAGATGGCGTTAGCGGACATCATGATGAAACTTTGTTTATCATCATTCACCAAGTATCAGAACTATGGATGAAGCTAATTTTGCATGAGTTGCAATCAGCTATCGATAACATTACGAAAGACGATTTGCAGCCAGCATTCAAGCAATTGGCAAGGGTATCGCGGATTCAAGCGCAGATTATCCAAGGATGGGACGTCTTGTCTACATTGACCCCTGCTGAATATATGGAGTTTCGTGATGATCTTGGTAACGCCAGTGGATTTCAATCTTATCAATACCGTATGATTGAATTTGCTCTGGGTTATAAAACGAAACACGTATTGAAAATTTATGAAAAAGACGCACCGCTTCACGCACAGCTTGAAAAAGCGTTCAATGCTCCCGGTCTTTACGATGCGGCGATTCAGAAACTGGCAAGAAGTGGATTTGTGATCGATGAAGAAGTATTGCAACGCGATGTCAGTATGGTTTATGAATCTAATGATAGCGTCCGTGAAGCTTGGAAAACGGTTTATCGTGACGTGGATACTTACTGGGAGTTGTATCAATTAGCGGAGAAATTAGTCGATATTGAAGATTGGCTACAGCAATGGCGTTTCCGCCACATGAAGACAGTAGAACGGATTATTGGATTCAAGCAAGGAACTGGAGGTTCATCTGGAGTTAATTACTTGAAAAAAGTATTAGATCAATACTTTTTCCCTGAACTGTGGGAAATACGAACAGATATCTAG
- a CDS encoding copper resistance D family protein, translating into MIFFTGFADVLLYIAFSYLAGFVVLQFIPEDRKPSLSTSKVLLLISIAGIALLSFVPVFELTVFLQSSQGLVEAYQNAITEFRIGQGWLITLLLSIILAIVIYLNGSRYIQALYLLLLILTVGFYSHISTIDLWVGFALHSSHILLMSIWTGVLLHVAWFAKDGANWRKFLVWFTPLALFCVAGVIASGIIIMFFFVAPADYTNSWALPYGQLLLLKHVSIVPVLLAALINGFLNKKKDFQPTWLKVESLLLLVVFVFTAFMSKQAPPHDVNDTLRIEGSGWFIDKLTGPFYIPIAAELDVTLNGSLLMGLSLLLLALMVVGFYRQLNTWLSLFFSVGFISCFYIGLMLNLSF; encoded by the coding sequence ATGATTTTTTTTACTGGATTTGCTGATGTCTTGTTGTATATTGCTTTTTCCTATCTTGCAGGTTTTGTTGTGTTGCAATTCATACCAGAAGACCGAAAACCGTCGCTGTCTACCTCTAAAGTTTTGTTGCTAATTAGTATTGCAGGAATAGCTTTGCTGTCATTTGTCCCTGTGTTTGAATTGACTGTATTTTTGCAGAGCAGTCAGGGGCTAGTAGAAGCTTATCAAAATGCTATTACTGAGTTTCGAATAGGACAAGGATGGTTAATTACCTTATTGCTTAGTATCATTTTGGCAATAGTAATTTATTTAAATGGCAGCCGTTATATTCAAGCCTTGTATTTGCTTCTACTTATATTAACTGTCGGGTTTTACAGCCACATTTCAACGATTGATCTATGGGTTGGGTTTGCTCTTCATTCAAGTCATATTCTTTTAATGTCGATTTGGACAGGAGTTTTGCTTCACGTAGCGTGGTTTGCAAAAGATGGAGCGAACTGGCGCAAGTTTCTTGTGTGGTTCACGCCACTTGCCTTATTTTGTGTAGCAGGAGTAATTGCCAGCGGAATTATCATTATGTTTTTTTTCGTAGCACCTGCGGATTACACAAATTCTTGGGCCCTGCCGTATGGTCAGTTGCTGTTGCTCAAGCATGTAAGCATCGTACCCGTTTTGCTAGCCGCTCTCATAAATGGTTTTCTTAACAAGAAAAAAGATTTTCAGCCAACCTGGCTAAAGGTCGAGAGCTTACTGTTACTGGTAGTCTTTGTGTTTACAGCTTTTATGAGCAAACAAGCGCCGCCTCATGATGTTAATGATACATTGCGGATTGAAGGAAGCGGCTGGTTTATCGACAAGCTCACAGGTCCGTTTTATATTCCCATTGCTGCCGAGCTCGATGTGACTTTGAACGGCTCTCTACTAATGGGTCTCAGTTTGTTATTACTAGCATTAATGGTTGTCGGCTTTTACCGACAATTAAATACTTGGTTGTCGCTGTTTTTTAGTGTAGGATTTATCAGTTGCTTTTATATAGGATTGATGTTGAATCTGTCGTTTTGA
- a CDS encoding DMT family transporter, protein MDRLKGISMILIGAMMWGATGPLMEWIMNNYAITVPFLITIRLSVAGLLLLLFLKLKGVHITAVFRNKYWIRPLLIFSILGMLGVQYSFVAAIEASNAVVATLMQFLAPVYIIVFVSITHKKMPPVYQIIGMLGTLAGLFLLLTNGKPDQLIISGEAVFWGILVGLAFTFYTLYPARLMQEWGVLVVVGWSMLFAGIFLGLVNPIFLSDEWPILAEPAVAVSILAIIVIGTAAFVLFLSSMRYITAVETSILSSLEPLTAMVISMFWFGQVLTKIQLFGALAMLVFVAWLSLAGNPKKEKKQVDLPQTME, encoded by the coding sequence ATGGATCGTTTAAAAGGAATTTCAATGATATTGATTGGTGCGATGATGTGGGGAGCAACAGGCCCTTTGATGGAGTGGATAATGAATAATTATGCTATCACGGTGCCGTTTCTTATTACGATACGGCTGTCGGTTGCGGGCTTATTATTGCTATTATTTCTAAAGTTAAAAGGAGTTCATATCACAGCCGTTTTTCGCAATAAATACTGGATCCGACCTTTGCTGATTTTTTCTATTCTTGGAATGCTCGGTGTTCAATATAGTTTTGTTGCGGCCATTGAAGCAAGTAACGCAGTAGTTGCAACGTTAATGCAGTTTCTTGCTCCCGTTTACATTATTGTTTTTGTTTCCATTACTCATAAAAAAATGCCACCTGTTTATCAAATTATCGGGATGCTAGGCACGTTAGCTGGGTTGTTTTTACTGTTAACTAATGGCAAGCCTGACCAACTGATTATTAGCGGAGAAGCTGTTTTTTGGGGGATCTTAGTAGGTCTAGCGTTTACTTTTTATACACTTTATCCTGCGCGTCTTATGCAGGAATGGGGAGTATTAGTTGTTGTCGGTTGGTCAATGCTGTTTGCTGGGATTTTCTTAGGGTTAGTAAATCCAATCTTTTTATCAGATGAATGGCCAATTTTAGCTGAGCCAGCAGTTGCTGTGTCCATACTTGCTATTATTGTTATCGGAACAGCTGCTTTTGTGCTATTCCTCAGCAGCATGCGCTATATTACTGCAGTTGAAACGAGTATTCTTTCGTCACTTGAACCATTGACGGCAATGGTTATTTCAATGTTCTGGTTTGGCCAAGTATTGACGAAGATTCAGTTATTTGGTGCACTGGCAATGCTAGTATTTGTGGCTTGGCTATCGCTTGCTGGAAATCCAAAAAAGGAAAAAAAGCAGGTTGATTTGCCACAAACTATGGAGTAA
- a CDS encoding ABC transporter ATP-binding protein — MKTVFSYAKPYKFYIVIALILMLLELIVELIQPLVIARIIDEGIVAKDQGVIIQLGIVLMALSVIAFISGIVNSYFAAHASHSFSFDLRQALYGRIQSFSLAMFNKFPASGLITRLTSDITMVQQVLYMGLRIMLRAPLLVVGSMIMAFVVNPKLALYLVIVFPILLIFLYVMVKKGVSYFGFVQKRLDRVNRIVQENLQAVRLIKAYLRGKYESNRFSEVAGALKVDTVKAFRVMEIILPILLFGMNLSLLAVLWFGAFEIRSGGAQIGELVAIVNYAMRMTGAFSMFSFIIMIFARAKASSERIEEVLLAEDVHEQDEIGEVKAIRRGEVRFEHVSFAYPETAQPVLKDVSFHLRANEKLAIMGATGSGKSSLLQLLPRFYDATEGTVSVHGRDVTEWSLRALRKTIGIVPQQSLLFTGTISNNLSWGKDEVAQDELADAAIKAQIHETVERFPKGYFTRVGQKGVNLSGGQKQRLSIARALVRKPSILILDDSTSALDVKTEAALWAELDRENATMLIVTQKIRTAMRADWILLLEDGIVSGYGTHEQLMRSSELYRQITMSQQEEEVDEYV, encoded by the coding sequence ATGAAAACCGTTTTCTCATACGCTAAACCATATAAATTTTACATTGTTATTGCGTTGATTTTAATGCTTCTGGAATTAATAGTTGAATTGATACAGCCACTTGTCATCGCTCGTATCATTGATGAAGGAATTGTTGCGAAAGATCAAGGTGTCATCATTCAATTAGGAATTGTACTGATGGCTTTATCCGTCATCGCTTTTATTTCGGGTATTGTTAACTCGTATTTTGCCGCGCATGCATCACACAGCTTTTCGTTTGATCTCCGACAGGCTCTCTATGGGCGCATTCAATCTTTTTCATTGGCCATGTTCAATAAATTTCCAGCTTCTGGTTTAATCACACGGTTGACCAGTGACATAACGATGGTTCAGCAAGTTCTCTACATGGGATTACGGATTATGCTACGAGCCCCTTTGCTAGTAGTGGGCAGTATGATTATGGCATTTGTCGTTAATCCAAAACTAGCTCTTTATTTAGTCATTGTTTTTCCTATTCTACTAATTTTTCTGTACGTCATGGTTAAAAAAGGCGTTAGCTATTTTGGCTTTGTTCAAAAACGCTTAGACCGTGTTAACCGTATTGTTCAAGAAAACCTGCAAGCAGTGCGGTTGATCAAAGCATATCTACGAGGGAAATATGAATCTAACCGTTTTTCTGAAGTGGCGGGAGCATTAAAAGTTGATACGGTAAAAGCATTCAGGGTTATGGAAATTATTTTGCCGATTTTATTATTTGGCATGAACCTTTCTTTATTGGCGGTTCTATGGTTTGGTGCTTTTGAGATTCGTAGTGGTGGAGCGCAAATTGGTGAATTGGTAGCTATCGTCAACTATGCCATGCGAATGACGGGTGCGTTCTCGATGTTTTCTTTTATCATTATGATTTTTGCACGAGCAAAAGCTTCTTCTGAGCGAATTGAAGAAGTGTTGCTAGCAGAAGATGTTCATGAACAAGATGAAATTGGCGAGGTCAAAGCTATTCGTCGCGGAGAAGTCCGATTTGAGCATGTATCGTTCGCTTATCCTGAAACTGCGCAACCAGTTCTAAAAGACGTTTCTTTCCATTTAAGAGCCAATGAAAAACTGGCAATTATGGGGGCGACAGGATCTGGGAAATCTTCTTTACTGCAACTGCTTCCGCGTTTTTATGACGCGACTGAAGGAACTGTGTCGGTGCACGGCCGGGATGTCACAGAGTGGTCGCTGCGCGCACTGCGCAAAACGATTGGCATTGTGCCACAGCAATCACTGTTATTTACAGGAACAATTTCTAACAATCTCTCATGGGGGAAAGATGAAGTGGCGCAGGATGAACTGGCTGATGCCGCGATTAAAGCTCAGATTCATGAAACCGTCGAGCGTTTCCCCAAAGGATATTTTACACGGGTTGGCCAAAAAGGGGTCAATTTGTCTGGTGGTCAAAAGCAGCGTTTGTCTATAGCGCGTGCTTTGGTACGCAAGCCTTCTATTTTGATTTTAGACGACAGCACGAGTGCACTGGATGTAAAAACCGAAGCTGCATTATGGGCAGAACTGGACCGTGAAAATGCAACGATGCTCATAGTCACTCAAAAAATTCGGACGGCAATGAGAGCAGATTGGATTTTACTACTAGAGGATGGCATCGTGTCAGGTTATGGAACCCATGAACAGCTCATGAGGAGTTCGGAGTTGTATCGTCAAATTACGATGTCCCAACAAGAGGAGGAGGTGGATGAATATGTTTGA
- a CDS encoding threonine/serine exporter family protein: MNWPLEAFLSFLAAGAFGVIFNTPRRTLVSCGLVGMSGWLIYRTFFLAFGDSVQASFAGAFVVSIVAHLLAKKFRMPMIIFSIAGIIPLVPGSKAYNAMRNIVEHNYLEAISFASEALMVSGAVAMGLVFAEVMMQLFFKRQAKRIQRKMGLTQE; the protein is encoded by the coding sequence ATGAACTGGCCATTAGAAGCATTTCTCAGTTTTTTGGCTGCCGGCGCGTTCGGCGTCATCTTCAATACGCCACGTAGAACGCTGGTCAGCTGTGGACTGGTCGGCATGAGTGGCTGGCTCATTTACCGCACATTTTTCCTGGCCTTTGGAGACTCGGTGCAGGCATCTTTTGCCGGTGCATTTGTTGTCTCTATTGTAGCGCATTTGCTGGCTAAAAAATTCCGTATGCCGATGATTATTTTTAGTATCGCCGGAATTATTCCATTAGTACCGGGGAGCAAGGCGTATAATGCGATGCGGAATATTGTTGAACATAATTATCTAGAAGCCATCTCATTTGCTTCTGAAGCATTGATGGTTTCGGGTGCTGTTGCAATGGGCCTGGTCTTTGCAGAAGTAATGATGCAACTGTTTTTCAAGCGGCAGGCAAAAAGAATACAAAGAAAAATGGGCCTGACACAAGAATAA
- a CDS encoding copper resistance CopC family protein has product MYKKFFVFVFLLLLVPVSVQAHTTLLSSTPAEGENIMEALKEVQLVFGTKIEEGSTMTIEGESGSFEFDRIVVGDDSLVGTLNEALPNGSYRILWNIIGEDGHPIEGEITFGVSIEIEEEVTPAVVSEKTEEPEAKTTAASETVAETQTESDSNLLVTILLVLAAILVVYGIYKLLLKKK; this is encoded by the coding sequence ATGTATAAGAAGTTTTTTGTATTTGTATTCCTACTCTTACTTGTTCCTGTTTCAGTTCAAGCACACACAACTTTATTGTCTTCGACACCTGCTGAAGGCGAGAATATTATGGAAGCTTTAAAAGAAGTACAATTAGTTTTTGGTACAAAAATTGAAGAAGGCAGCACCATGACCATCGAGGGAGAAAGCGGTTCTTTTGAATTTGACCGTATTGTCGTTGGAGATGATTCGTTAGTTGGAACCCTTAATGAAGCATTGCCTAACGGATCTTACCGTATCCTTTGGAATATCATCGGAGAAGATGGTCATCCGATTGAAGGAGAGATTACTTTTGGGGTCTCTATCGAAATTGAAGAAGAAGTGACGCCTGCAGTGGTATCTGAAAAGACAGAAGAGCCAGAAGCAAAAACTACAGCAGCTTCAGAAACAGTAGCGGAAACTCAAACTGAAAGTGACAGCAATCTACTCGTAACAATCTTACTGGTTCTTGCTGCAATTTTAGTGGTTTACGGCATTTATAAATTGCTGTTGAAGAAAAAATGA
- a CDS encoding GNAT family N-acetyltransferase, with product MELSLSILSFPVDEQTARDMEQLLSDLPTEHQTVLHPNLWRAADSRGFAVIAYTDQEELIGIAAAADMVGLHHYEWSLFVHPDYRRHSLGTALADGVSHALEQRQAESKLAAFAGDMEISAFMESINYHPDFNEIVLSAKPLRDDKETEGVEFVPYAGAAKELMELLTASFDDTMTPIMEHNMVDPEREIWLLQKDQQLIATATLVIEENALWVTAFAVHPDQQGRGYGQQFLTWCRQLAFQRGLTEVLLDVETDNDALYVYEKSGFQRIQTISYWKHETV from the coding sequence ATGGAATTGTCGTTATCAATCCTTTCATTTCCAGTAGACGAACAAACAGCCAGGGATATGGAGCAGTTGTTGAGCGACTTGCCGACTGAGCATCAAACGGTTCTTCATCCCAACTTGTGGAGAGCTGCTGATTCAAGAGGGTTTGCCGTGATTGCCTACACAGATCAAGAAGAGTTGATTGGCATTGCCGCAGCAGCAGATATGGTCGGGTTGCATCATTATGAATGGTCACTATTTGTTCATCCGGATTACCGAAGACATTCACTTGGAACCGCTCTAGCAGATGGTGTTTCTCATGCCCTGGAACAGCGCCAAGCGGAAAGTAAGCTAGCGGCTTTCGCCGGAGATATGGAAATTTCTGCGTTTATGGAAAGTATCAACTATCACCCAGACTTTAATGAAATAGTGCTTTCTGCTAAGCCATTACGAGATGATAAAGAAACTGAAGGCGTCGAGTTTGTTCCTTATGCAGGTGCAGCGAAAGAATTAATGGAGTTGTTGACCGCGTCATTTGACGATACAATGACACCAATTATGGAGCACAATATGGTAGATCCAGAAAGAGAGATTTGGCTGCTGCAAAAAGACCAGCAGTTAATCGCGACTGCAACGCTTGTGATCGAAGAGAACGCCTTATGGGTAACTGCATTTGCCGTTCATCCGGATCAGCAAGGCCGTGGGTATGGTCAACAGTTTTTAACGTGGTGTCGGCAGTTGGCGTTTCAGCGGGGACTTACGGAAGTGCTGCTAGACGTCGAAACGGATAATGACGCACTATATGTTTACGAAAAATCCGGATTTCAAAGAATACAGACCATTTCTTACTGGAAACACGAAACTGTATAA
- a CDS encoding bifunctional diguanylate cyclase/phosphodiesterase → MNELQKKLTDTLVFNHIPFPIIINDKNGLITWCNQHAERVFQIQSEAVTGKISPYMNPEKAALSKHSWDKLLHAEEPVRFEDIEIELGEGIKAYTTVVAKSYTFEDQQFVMTIYEMDEADKDDSSSKELNHLRNGLDDSFMMLYFDQEFLITYANPLFLKLSKWTPKRILSKPVWHMFGESETDVRFVDSVITTLREGKIWNGEAKKVKKDGELYWVDLTAIPMQLSNEDTYYIFLEKDITATKQAQQHLEEIAFIDPVTGLENRHRLEQIVNEYIEEGRHFSFIFLDIDRFYTLRDVSDTATENELLIEFTKRLRMYFSDSIITRAGLHEFALVTPLSNWFIEGFLHYLQQHPIYLGGTAMPLTVSGAITKYPEDQQNFMHLIKASYATIKKVKDRGGSAISALTSDDHERLSRKAHIEKRLIYALDRKDLQLLYQPQVNLENGKVERVEALVRWTDSEIGVITPDELIPIAEENGLINEIGSFVVETVCRQLKDWKSKGIDLQISINSSIHEFRDKDMAKMLLEQLKINDCQASSLMIEITEKFALEAEAERSIMTQMKSLHQEGISFALDDFGTGYASFRYMLMLPISSIKIDQMIIQSITKQEKIQKLINGMIQFGKSLDFQVTAEGVETNEQFELLRAMGCDSLQGYIIGHPMNATELEKWLG, encoded by the coding sequence ATGAATGAACTGCAAAAAAAACTAACTGACACCCTTGTCTTCAACCATATTCCCTTCCCTATCATCATTAATGACAAAAACGGCTTGATTACGTGGTGTAACCAGCATGCAGAGCGCGTTTTCCAAATACAATCTGAAGCGGTTACAGGAAAAATCTCTCCTTATATGAATCCTGAGAAGGCAGCTCTAAGCAAGCATTCGTGGGATAAGTTATTACATGCCGAGGAACCGGTGAGATTTGAAGATATTGAAATCGAATTAGGTGAAGGAATTAAGGCATATACGACTGTCGTAGCTAAATCCTACACATTCGAAGACCAACAGTTTGTGATGACCATCTATGAAATGGATGAAGCAGATAAAGATGACTCTTCCTCGAAAGAATTAAATCATTTGAGAAATGGTTTAGATGATTCTTTCATGATGCTGTATTTCGATCAAGAATTTTTAATTACCTATGCAAATCCATTATTTTTAAAGCTAAGTAAATGGACACCTAAACGCATTTTAAGCAAGCCTGTATGGCATATGTTTGGAGAGAGCGAAACAGATGTCCGTTTTGTCGACTCAGTTATTACCACTTTACGAGAAGGTAAAATTTGGAACGGCGAAGCAAAAAAAGTAAAAAAAGATGGCGAACTTTACTGGGTAGATCTAACAGCTATTCCTATGCAACTTTCTAATGAAGATACTTATTATATTTTTCTAGAAAAAGACATTACAGCCACTAAACAAGCTCAACAGCATCTTGAGGAAATTGCTTTTATCGATCCGGTCACAGGCTTGGAAAATCGTCATCGTCTTGAGCAGATAGTCAATGAATACATAGAAGAAGGACGCCATTTCTCCTTTATTTTTCTTGATATTGACCGTTTTTATACCTTACGTGATGTGTCGGACACAGCTACTGAAAATGAGTTACTTATTGAATTCACTAAACGTCTACGCATGTATTTTTCCGATTCTATTATTACACGCGCTGGTTTACATGAATTTGCTTTAGTAACGCCATTAAGCAATTGGTTTATTGAAGGATTTCTCCATTATTTGCAACAGCACCCCATCTACTTAGGTGGAACAGCCATGCCACTCACAGTCAGTGGAGCCATTACAAAATATCCGGAAGATCAGCAAAATTTTATGCATCTAATCAAAGCTTCTTATGCGACCATCAAGAAAGTGAAAGATCGTGGAGGCAGCGCAATTTCTGCATTGACATCCGACGATCATGAGCGCTTGAGCCGAAAAGCACATATTGAAAAACGATTAATATACGCATTAGATCGTAAAGATTTGCAGCTTTTGTATCAGCCACAAGTCAATTTGGAAAACGGCAAAGTCGAAAGAGTAGAGGCATTGGTACGTTGGACCGATTCAGAAATCGGCGTGATTACTCCCGATGAGCTAATACCGATTGCCGAAGAAAATGGGTTAATCAATGAAATTGGAAGTTTCGTCGTTGAAACGGTATGCCGACAATTAAAAGACTGGAAATCAAAAGGCATCGATTTGCAAATTAGCATTAACTCCTCAATTCACGAATTCAGAGACAAAGATATGGCGAAGATGCTGCTTGAGCAATTAAAGATTAATGATTGTCAAGCAAGTTCGTTGATGATTGAAATCACTGAAAAATTTGCGCTAGAAGCAGAAGCAGAACGGTCAATCATGACACAGATGAAGAGCCTCCATCAAGAAGGCATAAGCTTTGCATTAGATGACTTTGGAACTGGCTATGCTTCGTTCCGCTATATGCTCATGTTGCCAATATCTTCAATAAAGATAGACCAAATGATTATTCAGTCCATCACCAAACAAGAAAAAATCCAAAAATTAATCAACGGTATGATTCAGTTCGGCAAATCACTTGATTTCCAAGTAACTGCTGAAGGCGTTGAAACCAACGAACAATTCGAACTCCTGCGCGCGATGGGCTGCGACAGCCTACAAGGTTACATCATCGGGCACCCAATGAACGCTACCGAACTAGAAAAATGGCTGGGGTGA
- a CDS encoding ABC transporter ATP-binding protein: MFDAIRRPFGHEPILTKEDLSKNKEKKNERAENWKSTLLRIWKLVDEQRTLLIVVLALVFVSSSLALLGPYLIGFIIDQYIVPQTFAGMGIVVLWLIVVYMGHSASLYLQNFWMVGIAQQVIYRLRTRLFSHLQRLPVTFFDKRQHGELMSRMTNDIENVSSTLNTSFIQVFSSILTLTGTAIVMLTLSPLLTLFTLIIIPLMYISIQWITKRTSRLYKEQQKAIGELNGMIEETISGQKIIKAFSQEPRVMEDFREKSERLRHAGFWAWTYAGFIPKVMNFLNNGSFAVVAGVGGILAFNGSISIGVIVIFTEYSRQFTRPLNDLANQFNTVLSAIAGAERVFSIMDEVEEKDDQVLNVEKKLEGQVVFDQVSFKYEGSEEAWTIRDVSFTVGIGQTVALVGATGAGKTTVMQLLARFYDANKGEIRLDGTPISFMPRETLRKQIAFVLQDPFLFEATVSDNIRYGKLDATDEEVIAAAKGANAHDFIANLPNGYDTILTGDGSMISQGQKQLLSIARALIADPVILLLDEATSSIDTVTELKIQEALEHLMSGRTSFVIAHRLNTVRKADLVLVMEMGKLVESGTQQQLLNKNGIYATMLADAKS, from the coding sequence ATGTTTGATGCTATTCGTCGTCCTTTCGGTCATGAACCGATTCTGACAAAAGAAGACTTGAGTAAAAACAAAGAAAAGAAAAATGAACGTGCTGAAAATTGGAAATCGACACTGCTGCGAATTTGGAAGTTAGTGGACGAACAACGAACCTTACTCATTGTAGTGTTGGCGCTCGTTTTTGTCAGCTCATCTCTAGCGTTACTAGGTCCTTATTTAATCGGCTTTATTATTGATCAGTATATTGTCCCGCAAACTTTTGCGGGTATGGGCATTGTGGTGCTATGGTTAATTGTTGTGTATATGGGCCATTCCGCATCTTTGTATTTGCAAAATTTTTGGATGGTGGGAATTGCCCAACAAGTTATTTACCGATTACGAACAAGACTCTTCTCACATCTTCAACGGCTGCCTGTAACTTTTTTTGACAAGCGACAACACGGTGAATTGATGAGTCGGATGACTAATGATATTGAAAATGTTTCTTCGACATTAAATACTTCATTTATCCAAGTGTTTTCAAGTATTTTAACTTTAACGGGTACAGCGATCGTCATGCTAACACTTAGTCCTTTGTTGACGTTATTCACGTTGATTATTATTCCGCTCATGTACATTTCCATTCAATGGATTACGAAACGAACTAGCCGTCTTTATAAAGAGCAACAAAAAGCAATTGGTGAATTAAATGGCATGATTGAGGAAACGATTTCTGGACAAAAAATCATAAAGGCGTTTTCACAAGAACCGCGTGTTATGGAGGATTTCAGAGAAAAAAGTGAACGGCTTCGACACGCTGGATTTTGGGCTTGGACTTATGCTGGATTTATTCCAAAAGTGATGAACTTTCTTAATAACGGAAGCTTTGCTGTAGTAGCTGGTGTAGGAGGAATTCTTGCTTTTAATGGATCCATCTCAATAGGTGTCATCGTTATTTTCACCGAGTATTCACGGCAATTTACGCGGCCGTTAAACGATCTGGCCAACCAGTTTAATACGGTGTTGTCAGCAATAGCAGGGGCTGAGCGTGTTTTCTCGATTATGGATGAGGTAGAAGAAAAAGACGATCAAGTTTTGAATGTGGAGAAAAAATTAGAAGGGCAAGTCGTCTTTGACCAAGTTTCTTTTAAATACGAAGGTTCAGAAGAAGCGTGGACTATTCGCGATGTCAGTTTTACCGTTGGCATTGGTCAAACAGTAGCGCTCGTTGGTGCAACGGGAGCAGGGAAAACGACCGTCATGCAATTGTTAGCACGCTTTTATGATGCCAATAAAGGTGAAATCCGTCTAGATGGCACGCCGATTTCTTTTATGCCTCGCGAAACCTTACGTAAACAAATCGCTTTTGTGTTGCAGGATCCTTTCTTGTTTGAGGCGACGGTCAGCGACAATATCCGCTATGGAAAATTGGACGCGACCGACGAAGAAGTAATAGCCGCCGCAAAAGGTGCCAATGCACACGACTTTATCGCGAACCTGCCGAATGGCTACGATACCATTTTAACTGGAGACGGGTCGATGATTAGTCAAGGACAGAAACAATTGCTGTCAATTGCACGAGCATTGATTGCTGATCCGGTTATTCTATTGCTCGATGAGGCGACGAGCAGTATTGATACCGTTACTGAGCTGAAAATACAAGAAGCACTTGAGCATCTTATGTCGGGCCGAACGAGCTTCGTCATTGCGCACAGATTGAATACCGTTCGAAAAGCTGATTTGGTGCTGGTTATGGAGATGGGAAAACTGGTTGAATCGGGAACACAACAGCAGTTGTTAAATAAAAACGGTATTTATGCCACTATGCTGGCAGATGCGAAGTCATAA